The Clostridioides difficile genome has a segment encoding these proteins:
- the rpsC gene encoding 30S ribosomal protein S3 — translation MGQKVNPHGLRVGVIKDWDSRWFATDKKEFGNLLLEDHNIRKFLKKRLYSAGVAKIEIERSANKIKMDLHVAKPGVVIGRAGAGIEALKVELEKMTKKSIIVNIVEVRSTDKNAQLVSENIALAIERRVAFRRAMKQAIQRAMKSGAKGIKVSASGRLGGAEMARTEGYSEGNVPLQTLRADIDYGFAEANTTYGKIGIKVWICNGEVLPTRDGVNPREESRKSDRRDNKRDNRRNDRRGNDRRGNDNRGNYRGQRPQGGQRPQGGSRPQRTENKGN, via the coding sequence ATGGGTCAAAAGGTTAATCCACACGGCTTAAGGGTCGGTGTTATAAAAGATTGGGACTCAAGATGGTTCGCTACTGATAAAAAAGAGTTCGGAAACTTATTATTAGAAGACCATAATATACGTAAATTCTTAAAGAAAAGATTATACTCAGCTGGAGTTGCTAAGATAGAAATAGAAAGATCAGCTAACAAAATAAAAATGGACTTACACGTTGCTAAGCCAGGTGTAGTTATAGGAAGAGCTGGTGCTGGAATCGAAGCATTAAAAGTTGAATTAGAAAAAATGACAAAGAAAAGTATAATAGTTAACATAGTAGAAGTAAGAAGTACAGATAAAAATGCTCAGTTAGTATCTGAAAATATAGCTTTAGCTATAGAAAGAAGGGTTGCTTTCAGAAGAGCAATGAAACAAGCTATACAAAGAGCAATGAAATCTGGTGCTAAAGGGATAAAAGTTTCTGCTTCAGGAAGATTAGGTGGAGCTGAGATGGCTAGAACTGAAGGTTATAGTGAAGGAAATGTACCACTACAAACTTTAAGAGCAGATATAGATTATGGTTTCGCTGAAGCTAATACTACTTATGGAAAAATAGGTATAAAAGTTTGGATATGTAATGGTGAAGTTTTACCAACTAGAGATGGTGTAAATCCAAGAGAAGAAAGCAGAAAGAGCGACAGAAGAGACAACAAGAGAGATAACAGAAGAAACGATAGAAGAGGAAATGATAGAAGAGGAAACGATAACAGAGGAAACTACAGAGGGCAAAGACCTCAAGGTGGACAAAGACCTCAAGGTGGATCAAGACCTCAAAGAACTGAAAACAAAGGAAATTAA
- the rplV gene encoding 50S ribosomal protein L22: MEAKATAKYVRVSPRKAGQICDLVRGKNVDEALAILKFTPRGAASIISKVVKSAKANAENNHEMDTEKLYIASIVANQGPTMKRFMPRAMGRATTIRKRTSHIEVVVKEKK, encoded by the coding sequence ATGGAAGCAAAAGCTACTGCTAAATATGTACGTGTATCACCAAGAAAAGCAGGCCAAATCTGTGACCTTGTTAGAGGAAAGAATGTTGATGAAGCATTAGCGATATTAAAGTTCACTCCAAGAGGAGCAGCTTCAATAATATCTAAAGTTGTAAAGTCAGCTAAAGCTAACGCAGAAAACAATCACGAAATGGATACTGAAAAATTATATATAGCATCAATAGTTGCTAATCAAGGACCAACAATGAAGAGATTCATGCCTAGAGCTATGGGTCGTGCAACTACAATAAGAAAAAGAACTTCTCATATAGAGGTTGTTGTGAAAGAAAAAAAATAA
- the rpsS gene encoding 30S ribosomal protein S19, which produces MSRSTKKGPFVHARLLKKVEAMNASGSKEVIKTWSRSSTVFPQMVENTIAVHDGRKHVPVYITEDMVGHKLGEFVPTRTFKGHKDDEKSNKRK; this is translated from the coding sequence ATGTCAAGATCAACTAAAAAAGGACCTTTTGTCCATGCAAGACTTTTAAAGAAAGTAGAAGCTATGAATGCTAGTGGAAGTAAAGAAGTTATAAAAACTTGGTCAAGATCTTCAACTGTATTTCCACAAATGGTAGAAAACACTATAGCTGTTCATGATGGAAGAAAACATGTTCCAGTATATATAACAGAAGATATGGTTGGACACAAATTAGGTGAGTTCGTTCCTACTAGAACTTTCAAAGGACATAAGGATGACGAAAAATCTAATAAGAGAAAATAA
- the rplB gene encoding 50S ribosomal protein L2, with amino-acid sequence MAIKKFRPTSPALRQMTVLVSEEITCNQPERSLLVNLKKNAGRNVHGRITVRHRGGGQKRKYRIIDFKRDKDGIPAKVATIEYDPNRTANIALLNYADGEKRYILAPVGIKVGDTILSGLGADIKPGNCLALKDMPVGTIIHNIELKPGKGAQLVRSAGVSAQLMAKEGKNALLRLPSGEMRLVSINCKATIGQVGNIEHGNVVIGKAGRKRHMGIRPTVRGSVMNPNDHPHGGGEGRSPIGRPSPVTPWGKPALGYKTRKKNKASNKLIVSRRTK; translated from the coding sequence ATGGCTATAAAAAAGTTTAGACCAACTTCTCCTGCCTTAAGACAAATGACAGTTTTAGTTTCTGAGGAAATAACATGTAACCAACCAGAAAGATCTCTTTTAGTTAACTTAAAGAAAAATGCTGGTAGAAACGTACATGGTAGAATAACTGTTCGTCATAGAGGTGGAGGACAAAAAAGAAAATATAGAATAATAGATTTTAAAAGAGATAAAGATGGTATACCTGCTAAGGTTGCTACTATAGAATATGATCCAAACAGAACTGCAAATATCGCATTATTAAACTATGCTGATGGAGAAAAAAGATATATATTAGCTCCAGTTGGAATCAAAGTTGGAGATACTATCTTATCAGGATTAGGTGCTGATATAAAACCAGGGAACTGTTTAGCATTAAAAGATATGCCAGTTGGTACTATCATTCATAATATAGAATTAAAGCCAGGAAAAGGAGCTCAATTAGTTAGATCTGCTGGAGTTTCTGCACAATTAATGGCTAAAGAAGGAAAAAATGCTTTATTAAGATTACCATCAGGTGAAATGAGATTAGTAAGCATAAACTGTAAAGCTACTATAGGACAAGTTGGAAATATAGAGCACGGTAACGTAGTTATTGGTAAAGCAGGTAGAAAAAGACATATGGGAATAAGACCTACTGTAAGAGGTTCTGTAATGAACCCTAATGACCATCCACACGGTGGAGGGGAAGGTAGATCTCCAATAGGTAGACCATCTCCTGTTACTCCATGGGGTAAACCAGCTCTTGGATACAAAACTAGAAAGAAAAACAAGGCTTCAAATAAGTTAATAGTATCAAGAAGAACTAAGTAG
- the rplW gene encoding 50S ribosomal protein L23, translated as MTNPHDVIIRPVVTEHSMAEMGEKKYTFVVAKDANKTEIKKAVEKVFGVSVDKVNTLNYDGKVKRMGKTQGRTASFKKAVVKLTADSKEIEFFQGM; from the coding sequence ATGACTAATCCACATGATGTAATAATAAGACCAGTTGTAACTGAGCACAGTATGGCTGAAATGGGTGAAAAAAAATACACTTTTGTTGTGGCTAAAGATGCGAACAAAACTGAAATAAAAAAAGCAGTAGAAAAAGTATTCGGAGTTAGTGTTGATAAAGTAAATACTTTAAACTACGATGGAAAAGTTAAAAGAATGGGTAAAACTCAAGGAAGAACAGCAAGCTTTAAGAAAGCAGTAGTTAAATTAACTGCTGATAGTAAAGAAATAGAATTCTTCCAAGGAATGTAA
- the rplD gene encoding 50S ribosomal protein L4, which yields MPKLNVLNVSGQNVGEIELSDSIFGVEVNGHVLYEVVKNQLANKRQGTQSAKTRAEVRGGGRKPWKQKGTGRARQGSTRSVQWVGGGVAFAPKPRSYKYTLPKKVRRLAMKSALSSKIQNSEVIVLDALNMDAPKTKEFAQILNNINAAKKALVVIADKNDNVIKSARNIEGVQTALVNTMNVYDILKYDSFIITTDAVKKVEEVYA from the coding sequence ATGCCAAAATTAAATGTACTAAATGTTAGTGGACAAAACGTTGGAGAAATAGAATTATCAGATTCTATATTTGGCGTAGAAGTTAATGGACATGTTTTATATGAAGTTGTAAAAAATCAATTAGCAAATAAGAGACAAGGAACTCAATCTGCTAAAACTAGAGCAGAAGTTAGAGGTGGCGGAAGAAAACCTTGGAAACAAAAAGGAACAGGTAGAGCAAGACAAGGTTCTACAAGATCTGTACAATGGGTAGGTGGAGGAGTTGCTTTTGCACCTAAACCAAGAAGTTACAAATATACATTACCTAAGAAGGTAAGAAGATTAGCTATGAAGAGTGCTTTATCTTCAAAAATACAAAATAGTGAAGTTATAGTATTAGACGCATTAAATATGGATGCTCCTAAAACTAAAGAATTCGCTCAAATATTAAATAATATAAATGCTGCTAAAAAAGCTTTAGTAGTTATAGCTGATAAAAATGATAATGTAATAAAATCAGCTAGAAATATAGAAGGTGTTCAAACTGCATTAGTTAATACTATGAATGTATATGATATATTAAAATATGATTCATTTATAATAACTACAGATGCTGTTAAAAAAGTGGAGGAGGTGTACGCATAA
- the rplC gene encoding 50S ribosomal protein L3, whose protein sequence is MNGILGKKVGMTQIFTDKGVVIPVTAVEAGPMVVTQIKTVDKDGYNAIQIGFEDAKEKSLNKPKKGHLAAANVLKKHLKEFRVDSVEGYTVGQEIKADVFEAGAKIDVTGISKGKGFQGPIKRHGQSRGPETHGSRYHRRPGSMGACSYPGRVFKNKKLAGHMGSVKVTVQNLEVVKVDADKNLILVKGAIPGAKGSVVTIKEAVKVSK, encoded by the coding sequence ATGAATGGAATATTAGGAAAAAAAGTTGGTATGACTCAAATATTCACTGATAAAGGTGTAGTTATACCTGTAACAGCTGTTGAAGCAGGACCTATGGTCGTTACTCAAATAAAAACAGTTGATAAAGATGGATACAATGCTATACAAATAGGTTTTGAAGATGCTAAAGAAAAATCTTTAAACAAACCTAAAAAAGGACATTTAGCTGCTGCTAATGTTTTAAAGAAACATTTAAAAGAGTTTAGAGTAGATTCTGTAGAAGGATACACAGTTGGACAAGAAATAAAAGCTGATGTATTTGAAGCAGGTGCAAAAATAGATGTTACTGGAATAAGTAAAGGTAAGGGATTCCAAGGTCCAATAAAAAGACATGGACAAAGTAGAGGTCCTGAAACTCACGGTTCTAGATACCACAGAAGACCAGGTTCAATGGGAGCTTGTTCTTACCCAGGTAGAGTATTTAAAAACAAAAAATTAGCTGGACACATGGGAAGCGTAAAGGTAACAGTTCAAAACTTAGAGGTTGTTAAAGTAGATGCTGATAAGAACCTTATATTAGTTAAGGGAGCTATACCAGGAGCTAAAGGTTCAGTAGTAACTATAAAAGAAGCTGTAAAGGTTTCTAAATAA